A window of Ipomoea triloba cultivar NCNSP0323 chromosome 2, ASM357664v1 contains these coding sequences:
- the LOC116010774 gene encoding uncharacterized protein LOC116010774, whose translation MNPLKCAFGVAAGKFLGFTVRHRGIEIEQAKIDAIMKMPEPRNLHELKSLQGKLAYIRRFISNLAGRCQPFSRLMKKGTPFVWDEACKNAFESIKSYLMKPPVLTAPIHGRPLILYISAQESSVGALLAQENDNGKENALYYLSRMMTPNELKYSPIEKLCLALVFAIKKLKHYFEAHIIQLVSKANPVKFVMAKVVLSDRLARWYLLFQQFEIVYVPQKSVKGQALADFLADHPIPAEWELSDDLPDEDVLIIEVLPPWKMYFDGAAHRGGAGAGVVFITPEGEVLPYSFTLTEPCSNNVAEYQALILGLEIAVDMKQLRINIYGDSKLVVNQVMDLYEVRKAELIPYNNYAKILIQWLGDVTIEHVPRKENKQADALAALASTIAHPTARVQVCQKWVVPPIFNEDGSVDETVELPTASVYDIGQDDWRQPLIDYFTDGKLPEDPRKRVDIKRRAPRFIHYNETLYRRSFDGVWLRCLGEEEALQAMQEAHSGVCGAHQSGPKLHFHIKRMGYYWPTMVKDCIDYARRCQACQVHANFIHQPPEPLHPTVASWPFDAWGLDVVGPITPKSSAGHTYILAATDYFSKWAEAVALKEVKKENVADFLRVHIIYRFGIPRYILTDNGKPFDNKLMDKICKLFDFQQRNSSAYYAAANGLAEAFNKTLCNLLKKVVSKSKRDWHDRMEEALWAYRTTYRTPTQSTPYSLVYGVEAVLPLERQIPSLRLAIQEDLTDEENAKLRLAELEALDEKRLQAQQSLECYQAXQITRYRLNGSYLMTYLMRMCLSLKSYPHGRCILMELRIEEGQELELCSSPRKVNLLKENIHPVFXRTRSFQIGDKVLAVRRPIIVTRKIGHKFTPKWDGPYVVQEVYTGGAYKLVSEDGLKXKQLRINIYGDSKLVVNQVMDLYEVRKAELVPYNNYAKILIQWLGDVTIEHVPRKENKQADALAALASTIAHPTARVQVCQKWVVXTHTMVGGRHD comes from the exons ATGAATCCCTTGAAATGTGCTTTTGGGGTTGCTGCTGGGAAGTTTCTTGGGTTCACTGTTCGACACAGGGGCATCGAGATCGAACAAGCTAAGATCGACGCTATAATGAAGATGCCTGAACCACGAAACCTTCATGAGCTTAAGAGCTTACAAGGGAAGTTAGCATACATCCGAAGGTTCATATCAAACCTGGCAGGAAGATGTCAACCCTTCAGTCGGCTAATGAAGAAGGGCACCCCGTTCGTATGGGACGAAGCGTGCAAGAACGCGTTTGAAAGTATCAAGTCATACTTAATGAAGCCGCCCGTGTTGACCGCTCCTATTCACGGTCGCCCACTGATCCTTTATATCTCTGCCCAAGAAAGCTCTGTGGGTGCCCTGCTCGCTCAAGAAAATGACAACGGGAAAGAGAATGCCCTCTACTATCTCAGTAGAATGATGACCCCAAATGAGTTAAAATACTCTCCAATTGAGAAGCTATGTTTGGCACTCGTGTTCGCCATTAAAAAACTTAAGCACTACTTTGAAGCTCACATCATTCAACTTGTGTCGAAGGCGAACCCGGTAAAATTTGTTATGGCGAAGGTCGTTCTCTCTGACCGCCTGGCAAGGTGGTATTTATTGTTTCAACAGTTTGAAATCGTCTATGTGCCACAAAAGTCTGTCAAGGGGCAAGCGTTAGCCGATTTCTTAGCAGATCACCCGATACCAGCTGAATGGGAATTATCTGATGACCTACCTGATGAGGATGTGCTTATCATCGAAGTCCTACCCCCATGGAAGATGTATTTTGATGGAGCTGCGCATAGAGGAGGGGCAGGAGCTGGAGTTGTGTTCATCACCCCAGAAGGTGAAGTGTTGCCATATTCATTCACCTTGACAGAGCCGTGTTCAAACAATGTTGCTGAGTATCAAGCATTGATACTGGGACTAGAGATAGCAGTTGACATGAAGCAGCTGAGAATTAACatctatggagattcaaagttgGTCGTCAACCAAGTGATGGATCTGTACGAAGTGAGGAAAGCAGAGTTAATCCCGTACAACAACTACGCAAAGATACTCATACAATGGTTGGGGGACGTCACGATTGAACATGTACCAAGGAAAGAGAACAAGCAAGCTGACGCCTTAGCCGCATTGGCTTCAACTATTGCTCATCCTACAGCTCGAGTACAAGTATGTCAAAAGTGGGTAGTTCCACCTATCTTCAACGAAGATGGCTCAGTCGATGAAACTGTTGAACTCCCTACTGCTTCCGTTTACGACATTGGCCAAGATGACTGGAGGCAGCCGTTGATTGACTACTTCACTGATGGGAAGTTACCAGAAGATCCTCGCAAGAGGGTGGATATAAAGCGCCGAGCTCCTCGTTTCATCCACTATAATGAGACGTTGTATCGTCGTTCATTTGATGGAGTCTGGCTCCGATGTCTAGGAGAAGAAGAGGCattacaagccatgcaagaagctCATTCTGGGGTGTGTGGTGCACATCAGTCTGGCCCTAAGTTGCATTTCCACATTAAACGAATGGGTTATTATTGGCCTACAATGGTAAAGGATTGCATAGATTACGCTCGAAGGTGCCAAGCTTGTCAAGTTCATGCAAACTTTATCCATCAGCCACCAGAGCCTTTACACCCAACAGTCGCATCATGGCCGTTTGATGCTTGGGGACTTGATGTGGTTGGCCCAATTACGCCCAAGTCATCTGCagggcatacatacatattggcCGCCACCGACTACTTTTCAAAGTGGGCAGAAGCCGTGGCattaaaagaagtaaagaaggaaaatgtggCAGACTTCCTCCGTGTTCATATCATCTATCGGTTCGGCATCCCACGATATATCTTGACTGATAATGGGAAACCCTTTGACAATAAATTGATGGACAAGATCTGCAAGCTGTTCGACTTTCAGCAGCGGAACTCATCAGCATATTACGCAGCTGCGAATGGACTTGCGGAAGCTTTTAACAAGACCCTATGCAATCTATTGAAAAAAGTGGTCTCAAAATCGAAACGTGATTGGCATGACAGAATGGAAGAAGCATTATGGGCATATAGAACCACATACCGCACACCTACTCAGAGCACTCCGTATTCTCTGGTGTATGGTGTGGAAGCAGTCTTGCCTCTAGAGCGCCAAATACCTTCTTTAAGGTTAGCCATACAAGAGGATCTCACTGATGAGGAAAATGCCAAGTTACGCTTGGCTGAGCTAGAAGCCTTGGATGAAAAACGGCTGCAAGCTCAACAGAGCTTGGAATGCTATCAAGCTCNGCAGATCACCCGATACCGGCTGAATGGGAGTTATCTGATGACTTACCTGATGAGGATGTGCTTATCATTGAAGTCCTACCCCCATGGAAGATGTATTTTGATGGAGCTGCGCATAGAGGAGGGGCAGGAGCTGGAGTTGTGTTCATCACCCCGGAAGGTGAA CCTTCTTAAAGAAAACATCCACCCTGTTTTCTANAGGACCCGTTCTTTTCAAATTGGTGACAAAGTACTAGCTGTTCGAAGACCAATCATTGTGACACGAAAAATCGGCCACAAGTTCACTCCAAAATGGGATGGCCCCTATGTGGTTCAAGAAGTATACACCGGTGGGGCTTACAAGTTGGTTAGTGAAGATGGTTTGAAGGNGAAACAGCTGAGAATTAACatctatggagattcaaagttgGTTGTCAACCAAGTGATGGATCTGTACGAAGTGAGGAAAGCAGAGTTAGTCCCATACAACAACTACGCAAAGATACTCATACAATGGTTGGGGGACGTCACGATTGAACATGTACCAAGGAAAGAGAACAAGCAAGCTGACGCCTTAGCTGCATTGGCTtcgactattgctcatcctACAGCTCGGGTACAAGTATGTCAAAAGTGGGTAGTTNATACTCATACAATGGTTGGGGGACGTCACGATTGA